One Echeneis naucrates chromosome 1, fEcheNa1.1, whole genome shotgun sequence DNA segment encodes these proteins:
- the gga3a gene encoding ADP-ribosylation factor-binding protein GGA3a isoform X5 gives MGFCDQINKELEGPQISVRLLAHKIQSPQEWEAMQALTVLEACMKNCGRRFHNEVGKFRFLNEMIKVVSPKYLGDKVSEEVKSKVIKMLYSWTVSLPDEAKICEAYQMLKSQGIVAVDPEIPPDTTLIPSPSPRPKNPVFDDEKKSKRLAELLKSKKPEDLQEANRLIKNMVTEDEVRTQKVTKQKNILEAVNNSVKLLNEMLAHFTPEDSTDGDKELIGELYGDCDKLRQTVVQLATETEDNDNNLGDILQASDDLSQVINSYKKIVEGQTINGETQEAQQTQTLVKQGGGKSLTVNITKRWKLPTVKNSILISADHTNQSEILIDLVGLDVQTPSPPEQQPQASSLSFPADLLCGSATTDRPPLSLTAPSAALSLLDEELLFLGLNEPAPAASKPAPPTHDSSQDLHHFQSASLLGTQVSTPSLFQDALSTTVAPVCPTTASAISFPGPVMSTEYVSVTALTFPQSVSSASSTMAPAALPQSFSMGSAAPSAGHVTPQISTSPRASHTPPSSLHDNLQDLALLDLGSPKKTTGVMDFGNLLVKSEDLCTPATLSPNLGVSSITATSMLGGGMQRRSTPPLAKSQADGSPLLRSLSPILPLSQATAGSVQEVSLADVFVPLDSIKPSKVCPVTAYDKNGVRVLLHFATNCPPGRPDVLVIVVSMLNTAPHPVRGIILQAAVPKTMKVRLQPPSGTELATFNPILPPAAITQVMLLANPLKEKVRMRYKLTFMLGEQPFTEVGEVNEFPPADRWGTL, from the exons ATGGGATTCTGTGACCAAATCAATAAGGAGCTAGAAGG CCCACAAATATCTGTCAGACTGCTGGCTCACAAGATTCAGTCCCCTCAGGAATGGGAGGCAATGCAAGCATTAACA GTTCTTGAGGCTTGCATGAAGAACTGTGGTCGGAGGTTTCACAATGAAGTTGGGAAATTTAGGttcttaaatgaaatgattaagGTGGTTTCACCCAAA taCCTAGGGGACAAAGTATCAGAAGAAGTGAAGTCAAAAGTCATCAAGATGCTGTATAGTTGGACTGTGTCTCTACCAGATGAAGCAAAGATCTGTGAAGCATATCAGATGCTGAAGTCTCAGG GTATTGTTGCAGTTGACCCAGAAATCCCTCCCGATACGACACTGATTCCATCACCTTCTCCCCGACCGAAGAATCCTGTGTTTGATGACGAGAAGAAGAGTAAG AGATTAGCGGAGCTGCTGAAGAGCAAAAAGCCAGAAGATCTGCAAGAGGCCAATCGGCTCATTAAAAACATGGTCACGGAG gatGAAGTGAGGACACAGAAAGTGACAAAGCAGAAGAACATACTGGAGGCAGTTAACAACAGTGTCAAACTCCTTAATGAGATGCTTGCTCACTTCACTCCAGAAGACTCCACGGATGGAGACAAGGAGCTAATTGGG gaatTGTACGGAGATTGCGACAAACTTAGGCAAACAGTTGTTCAGCTTGCTACTGAGACTGAGGACAATGACAACAACCTGG GAGACATCCTGCAGGCCAGTGATGACCTTTCCCAAGTCATCAATTCTTACAAGAAGATTGTGGAAGGACAGACAATCAATGGAGAGACTCAAgaagcacaacaaacacaaaccctaGTCAAACAAG GTGGTGGCAAAAGCCTCACAGTGAATATAACAAAACGTTGGAAACTGCCCACTGTGAAGAACAGCATTTTGATTA GTGCTGACCATACAAATCAGTCAGAGATTCTGATAGACCTGGTGGGTCTGGATGTCCAGACTCCCTCTCCACCAGAGCAACAACCCCAagcatcttctctgtcttttcctgcTGACCTGCTGTGTGGTTCTGCTACGACTGATCGTCCGCCCCTAAGCCTAACTGCACCCTCTGCAGCTCTCTCCTTGCTGGATGAAGAGCTACTATTTTTAG GCCTTAATGAACCTGCTCCTGCTGCAAGTAAACCAGCTCCACCAACACAT GATTCCAGTCAGGATTTGCATCATTTTCAAAGTGCTTCGCTTTTGGGCACACAAGTTTCTACGCCCTCACTTTTTCAAGATGCCCTGTCTACAACAGTAGCCCCAGTTTGCCCTACAACTGCCTCTGCCATAAGCTTCCCTGGCCCTGTCATGTCAACAGAGTATGTCTCGGTGACAGCACTCACATTTCCACAGTCTGTCAGTTCAGCATCATCCACCATGGCCCCAGCTGCTCTTCCTCAGTCATTCAGCATGGGCTCGGCTGCTCCCTCAGCCGGCCATGTTACTCCACAAATCTCCACTTCACCTAGAGCTTCCCAcactcctccatcttctcttcaTGACAATCTGCAAGACCTTGCCTTGCTAGATCTTGGCAGTCCAAAAAA AACAACTGGTGTTATGGATTTTGGGAACTTGCTGGTCAAAAGTGAGGATCTGTGCACTCCTGCTACTCTGTCTCCAAATCTCGGTGTCTCCTCCATCACAGCCACCTCAATGCTTGGTGGAGGGATGCAAAGACGTTCCACTCCCCCACTGGCCAAAAGTCAGGCAGATGGCAGCCCTCTGTTACGCTCTCTGTCCCCCATCCTCCCTCTGAGTCAGGCCACAGCAGGCTCCGTGCAGGAAGTTTCCTTGGCCGATGTCTTTGTCCCTTTGGACTCCATTAAGCCAA GTAAAGTGTGTCCTGTGACCGCATATGACAAAAATGGTGTCCGCGTTCTGCTGCATTTTGCCACCAACTGTCCACCAGGCCGACCTGATGTCCTGGTGATTGTGGTGTCAATGCTTAACACAGCCCCACATCCTGTCAGAGGCATTATACTTCAGGCTGCTGTACCGAAG ACGATGAAAGTGAGACTGCAGCCACCCTCAGGAACAGAGTTGGCTACTTTTAATCCAATCCTTCCCCCTGCTGCCATCACTCAAGTCATGTTGCTTGCCAATCCACTTAAG GAGAAGGTTCGGATGAGGTACAAACTGACATTTATGCTGGGAGAGCAGCCATTCACAGAAGTGGGGGAGGTGAATGAGTTCCCGCCTGCTGACAGATGGGGGACTCTATAG